Proteins from a single region of Synergistaceae bacterium:
- a CDS encoding carbonic anhydrase family protein, whose protein sequence is MMKIFKVNERRNFKNKNFKSRWKVFISAICCVFFLSVFVSSSLASEVHWSYSGAEGPENWENLSPAFKEAVGDAQSPIDIPTESERNGVEFFYKDGDFSILNNGHTLQVVPKDGAENYIVLGGVRYRLQQLHFHTPSEHTLNGTQAPMEIHFVHGDDKGRLAVVGLFIDEGPENEAIALAWSAAPRDRGKTEQIEKTFPLTNLLPRNLSGIRYNGSLTTPPTTEGVSWVILSEHGTAGAGQIQWFTDLIGRNARPVQPRNSRILTPF, encoded by the coding sequence ATGATGAAAATTTTCAAGGTCAATGAGCGGCGGAACTTCAAGAACAAGAACTTTAAGAGCAGATGGAAGGTTTTTATATCCGCGATATGTTGTGTGTTTTTCTTAAGTGTATTTGTTTCCTCTTCTCTCGCGTCAGAAGTCCACTGGTCCTATTCAGGAGCGGAAGGACCCGAAAACTGGGAGAATCTTTCGCCTGCCTTTAAAGAGGCGGTGGGCGATGCCCAGTCGCCTATTGATATCCCTACAGAAAGTGAACGGAATGGGGTTGAATTTTTTTACAAAGATGGCGATTTTTCCATCCTGAATAACGGACACACCTTACAGGTAGTTCCCAAAGACGGAGCGGAAAATTACATCGTCCTGGGAGGTGTCCGGTATCGTCTTCAGCAACTGCACTTTCACACGCCATCGGAGCACACACTGAACGGGACGCAGGCGCCAATGGAAATTCACTTCGTACATGGCGACGACAAAGGACGTCTTGCCGTCGTGGGGCTTTTTATCGATGAGGGACCCGAAAACGAAGCGATTGCGTTAGCTTGGAGTGCGGCGCCGAGGGATCGTGGTAAGACGGAGCAGATCGAAAAAACATTTCCCCTGACGAACTTGTTGCCACGGAATTTGAGCGGCATCCGGTACAACGGTTCTCTGACTACTCCACCAACAACCGAGGGAGTCTCTTGGGTTATCCTGAGCGAGCACGGAACGGCGGGTGCAGGACAGATACAGTGGTTTACGGATCTGATCGGCAGGAATGCGCGCCCGGTTCAACCCCGGAACAGCAGAATTTTGACGCCTTTTTAA
- a CDS encoding DUF3343 domain-containing protein, whose protein sequence is MICLATFKTTSMALLFERACRSAGVEARIAPVPRKLSSSCGLACEFPCEKREEVEVIVRQNKIELVGFHELERK, encoded by the coding sequence TTGATCTGTCTGGCGACGTTCAAGACGACGAGCATGGCTCTTTTGTTCGAGCGGGCGTGTCGGAGCGCGGGTGTCGAAGCGCGGATTGCCCCTGTACCTCGCAAACTTTCGTCCAGTTGTGGCTTGGCCTGCGAGTTTCCCTGCGAAAAGAGAGAGGAGGTGGAGGTTATCGTGCGACAAAACAAGATCGAACTTGTTGGTTTCCATGAATTAGAACGGAAGTGA